GGCAGGAAGCCCATCGTGTACTCCACCTGCAAATTCGTACCGAAGAGGAAACCGGCCACACCGCCCATCACCCCGCCGAGCACGAACGTCCGCGACACCACCTTGTCGATGTCGACGCCCATCAGCGACGCCACCTCGGGGTCCTGCGCGACCGCCCGGATACCGGAACCCATCTTCGTGCGGTTCACCGCGAAGTCCACCGTCACCAGCATCACCACCGCCGCCACCACGATCAGCAGCTGCGTCACACTCACCGAGGTACCGAAGACCTCGAAGAGCTGCCGGTTCTCGTACATCGTCGGCATGGGCATCGGATAGCGCCCGAACAGCTTGCCCGCCAGGTTGTACAGGAAGAACGACGCGCCGATCGCCGTGATCAGGAAGATCAGCCGGGAGGCGTTCCTCCTCCGCAACGGCCGATAAGCGGCCCGTTCGAGCCCGAAGGCCACAGCACCACCGAGCAGAGCCCCACCGAGAATCCCGATGAGCACGTAGAGCAACGACTGGAACCCCGACGGATCGACAGGCGGTTCGAAAAGCGTGAGGGCGATCACGCCCCCGAAACCCCCCGCCATGAAGACCTCGCTGTGCGCGAAGTTCAGCAGCTGGAGGACACCGTAGACGAGTGTGTAGCCAATGGCGATCACGGCATACAACGAGCCGAGCACCACACCCAGGACGAGAACGTCCCAGATATCGGAAAGCGACATGGAACTGACTTCCTCGTGGGAACGAACAGCGATCAGCCGGCCGGCCTGCGGGGAAGGGAAAGAGCCGCGCCCGTCCCCGCAAACCCGGGCGGACTCAGCCCCCGACCAGCTCGTCGATGCCGCCGAGGTAGGCGCGCGCCCCGCCCTCGACCTGGTACATGAAGATCGCCGTGTTCGTGAACTCACCGTTCTCGTCGAACGCGAACGTCTTGGTGAGCCCCTCGTACTCGTTCTCCGCGAGATTCCGGTGCAGCGCCTCGCGGCTCACGTCGCCGCCCAGTCCTGCGATTTCCTCGATGATCATGTTCGTCACGTCGTAGTGCTCGGCCGAGTACGTGCCGGGCGGCAGGCCGAACTCCGACTCGTACGCCTCCGCGAACGCCGCGGTCGCCTCGTTCGCCGTGGGCTCGGTGCACGGGCAGGTCAGATACCAGCCCTCCACCGCGCCGCCCCCGAGGTTGATCAGCTCGTCGTCGTTCGAGCCGTCGCCCGAGATCCCGATGCCCTCGTAGCCCGCCTCGGCCAGGCGCGTCGCGAACGGCGCCAGCGCCTCGTAGTAACCCGCGTAGATCAGCGCGTCGACACCGGATTCCGTCACCGTGCGCGCCGCACCGCCGTAGTCCACGGTGTCGGCCGGCACGCTCTGCCGCTCCACCGAGAGCCCCGCCGCGGTCAGCTCCGACTCGGCCACCTCGGCGAGCCCCTCGCCGTACGGCGTCACGTCGTCGACGACCATGACCTGCTCGACACCGTCCTGCGCGGCCAGGAAGTCCGCCATCGCCAGACCCTGCGCATTGTCGTTGGGCACCGCGCGCAGGAACGTCGCGAACTTCCCGCCCTCCGTCAGCGTCGGGTCCGTCGCCGACGCGCTCACCGCGGGCAGCATGGCCTGCGCGTACAGCGGCGCCGCCACGTTCGCCGGACCCGAGAAGGCGGGACCCACCACGGCCACGACGTCGGGGTCGTCGATCACGCTCTGCGCGGCGGCGGTGGCCTGCGTCTCCGTGCCCTGGTCATCGGCCGCGACGTACTCCACGGTGAAGTCGTAGTCGCCGCTCTCGTTGGCCTCGTTGATGGCCAGCTGCACGCCCTTTTCCATGTTCTCGCCGAGCGCGACGTTCTGACCGGACAGCGGACCCTGGTAGGCGATCTTGTAGGTGGTGCCGCCACCGCCGCTGTCGCCGCCGTCGTCACTGCCGCAGGCAGTGAGCACAAGTGCGCCGGCGGCGACGGGTATCGCGAGCCTCACGATGGACTTGTTGAGCACTTCGAAAACCCCCTGGAGCGAGCCCAGTCATGTGGATACCGCACAGCTCGCATGTGCTCGGGCACACCGGTGCGGCGTGCAGCGGAATCTATTGCCACGCAGACTTGGCGAACACACCACGGCAACAGATGTGATCGCCTCGTGACCTCCGCCACATGCCGGAAACAGAACACCACCGACCGGTCAGCGGACGATACCGACAAGATCCACTCAAGCCGGACCAGACATTTCCACCACAAGAGAAGCGCGCCGGACCCGCAGGTCCGGCGCGCTTCGCCACTTATAAGGTGAATTTACCGGGAATTAACTCTTCGCCGCGCCCGCACGGCTTCCGCCGCCCCTTATGCCGCGTCCGCCACTTCAGCCTCTCGCGGCCGATGTGCGGCTTTCCGCACCACTTGCCTCTTCTCGGCCCTCGGAGCGGCTTTCACTGCTGCTTCTGCTGCTTCTGGCGTTTTTCCTCGGCGTCCTGGATCACGGCCTCGGCCACCTGGTGCATGGACAGCCTGCGGTCCATGGACGTCTTCTGGATCCAGCGGAAGGCGGCCGGCTCCGTCAGCCCGTACTGGGTCTGGAGCACGCTCTTGGCCCGGTCGACGAGCTTGCGCGTCTCCAGCCGCTGCGCGAGGTCGGCGACTTCGCCCGCGAGCGTCCTCAGCTCGTGGAACCGGGACACGGCGATCTCGATCGCCGGCACGACGTCGCTCTTGCTGAACGGCTTCACCAGGTAGGCCATCGCGCCGGCGTCCCTGGCCCGTTCGACCAGCTCGCGCTGCGAGAAGGCGGTCAGCATCAGCACCGGGGCGATGCTGTCCCCGGCGATCTTCTCCGCGGCCGAGATGCCGTCCATCACCGGCATCTTCACGTCGAGGATGACGAGGTCGGGGCGCAGCTCACGGGCCAGCTCGACGGCGCGCTCCCCGTCCCCCGCCTCTCCGACGACGCTGTACCCCTCCTCCTCCAGCATCTCTTTCAGGTCGAGCCGAATCAGTGCCTCGTCCTCGGCGATGACGACACGGGTGGTGTGGGGCGGGACGTGGGCCGCGGTCTCGGCGGGCTCCGCCGCGTTGGGTTCGTCGGGGACGTCGGGGGTGGTCACGATGCTCCTCGTGTCGTGCCAGAAGGGCCAGGAACGAGGGTACCTATCTGCGCTACCCTTGCTGGGCCGAGGGGCTACACTGACCTTCGGAACACAGGAGCTCCGGTAGTCCAATCGGTAGAGACGATACCCTCAAAAGGTATTCAGTGTGGGTTCGAATCCCACCCGGGGCACTTTGCCTTCGATCGCCAGGTCTGACACCCAGCTATACCTTCACTCGTTCAGGTGAACCTGCTGCGCATTCCTCCGGGGCGGCGTGTTCGTATTCATGCTGAGGCGTGTGTACGACCTCTCCACTCGCGACCTCGTACTGTCGCTCATCGGCCAGGGGCTCAGCCAGAGTGCCGTCAGCCGTAGGACCGGTGTCTCGCGCGCGACCATCCGTGACTGGCAGCGCCGCGACCGCCCCATGACCGACCGGGCACGCTGCCCGCGCTGCGCTGCCCCGCCCAGGCTTCCGGAGGAAC
Above is a genomic segment from Streptomyces marincola containing:
- a CDS encoding branched-chain amino acid ABC transporter permease, which translates into the protein MSLSDIWDVLVLGVVLGSLYAVIAIGYTLVYGVLQLLNFAHSEVFMAGGFGGVIALTLFEPPVDPSGFQSLLYVLIGILGGALLGGAVAFGLERAAYRPLRRRNASRLIFLITAIGASFFLYNLAGKLFGRYPMPMPTMYENRQLFEVFGTSVSVTQLLIVVAAVVMLVTVDFAVNRTKMGSGIRAVAQDPEVASLMGVDIDKVVSRTFVLGGVMGGVAGFLFGTNLQVEYTMGFLPGITAFAAAVLGGIGNVRGAMLGGLTLGVVEAFTVELFGDAWRYAGAFAVLVLVLMFRPTGILGERVGRAA
- a CDS encoding branched-chain amino acid ABC transporter substrate-binding protein — translated: MRLAIPVAAGALVLTACGSDDGGDSGGGGTTYKIAYQGPLSGQNVALGENMEKGVQLAINEANESGDYDFTVEYVAADDQGTETQATAAAQSVIDDPDVVAVVGPAFSGPANVAAPLYAQAMLPAVSASATDPTLTEGGKFATFLRAVPNDNAQGLAMADFLAAQDGVEQVMVVDDVTPYGEGLAEVAESELTAAGLSVERQSVPADTVDYGGAARTVTESGVDALIYAGYYEALAPFATRLAEAGYEGIGISGDGSNDDELINLGGGAVEGWYLTCPCTEPTANEATAAFAEAYESEFGLPPGTYSAEHYDVTNMIIEEIAGLGGDVSREALHRNLAENEYEGLTKTFAFDENGEFTNTAIFMYQVEGGARAYLGGIDELVGG
- a CDS encoding ANTAR domain-containing response regulator, whose translation is MTTPDVPDEPNAAEPAETAAHVPPHTTRVVIAEDEALIRLDLKEMLEEEGYSVVGEAGDGERAVELARELRPDLVILDVKMPVMDGISAAEKIAGDSIAPVLMLTAFSQRELVERARDAGAMAYLVKPFSKSDVVPAIEIAVSRFHELRTLAGEVADLAQRLETRKLVDRAKSVLQTQYGLTEPAAFRWIQKTSMDRRLSMHQVAEAVIQDAEEKRQKQQKQQ